Proteins encoded in a region of the Pelobates fuscus isolate aPelFus1 chromosome 11, aPelFus1.pri, whole genome shotgun sequence genome:
- the SMIM1 gene encoding small integral membrane protein 1 encodes MQSQEAPGVQYSRWNDQNQDEVSVTTSSSEAPTWRRVWNMLCTGKIGIVVKVIGGLAFFWIVFIIGYVTGYYVHKCKQQ; translated from the exons ATGCAGTCACAGGAAGCCCCTGGAGTCCAGTATAGTCGGTGGAATGACCAAAATCAAGATGAAGTGAGTGTGACCACATCTTCCTCTGAGGCCCCAACATGGAGAAG ggtCTGGAACATGCTGTGTACGGGCAAGATTGGCATTGTAGTGAAAGTGATAGGAGGATTGGCATTCTTTTGGATTGTTTTTATAATTGGATATGTCACCGGTTACTATGTCCATAAATGCAAACAGCAGTGA